Proteins co-encoded in one Euleptes europaea isolate rEulEur1 chromosome 1, rEulEur1.hap1, whole genome shotgun sequence genomic window:
- the CDHR2 gene encoding cadherin-related family member 2, with the protein MVWLRWTLLFMFHTLASGNTAPQFVMNATFSLPEDTPLGAWLFQLIAVDADGDELTYGMTGTEAYYFSVSSDSGNVTLKQMVDYEKTKLIRVEATVDDHHNTQVLKRLTIMVKDRNDNLPIFINEPYMTDVLENTPVGSSIYRVLAKDEDTGSAGQVSYAIEEVLPNNEANYQLFYIMFNGTVVLNGTLSYNNKSTFYRIKIRARDGGGLWDGVTVHHSNTAYLSVTVVDVADLDPQFLGEPYVGSIPENSPLGTPVLTVMAIDRDKEVNDIIYYNIAGTTSMFTINRTTGVIAVSGNLDREGVPGEEVQLQVVAREKDLNIYQQVAQVNTTVIIQVTDLNDNTPQFYSCDYPDCNFTDSPASNFSGQIEEHASPRTPVTSLNIVAYDPDKGSNGTFQLSLLGPDAFAFSVTPDKIVNVGTVQVLVSNSSFLDYETIPTHSVTMEIVANDTRRTNDCCSFATVTIRLLDINDHRPEFNQSEYKLHVLEYSPPGTIVSSGIKATDPDSGIYGEITYHLLPDSIRTTFIVNATTGTVLVANGSKLDWGTRSIYYATLQAVDGDGLSGSTQLVISVVDINNNPPIVIGSYNVFIAEGQDTVNVQIQATDNDDPMTNNSLLRFEIVPGIFSSNFTIDPNTGVLSSRGPLDREAIPEELAGNVVVTVLVHDLGIPQLNTTVNVTIIVEDKNDNAPRFNSSLYVFSVQEGLQGISVGTVVATDADQTEINYRISFRIVSNAGSNNFRILSSRLKAGWYQGNLQLEPDIALDYDRLLQKLFNLTVEAENSNFGGSVDIATALVQVHVLGVNDESPTIVPSPPNDVRVLENVTLHEWVATLQATDMDTNHFLVFQELAVTCFNRSASAGNVCHNWFLLEPNGSLVVNSTEIDYEVCDLVELKLRVKDELTEVGDPYSGNETLRIIIGDVNDHPPEFLPIAKTFVVIPEISVVDLQVAVVKAKDADSGVNRIISFTISSVVFITDDGSSQVLENIFKVTTTAEEDVYIGSIQVASNLDSSLKGQYQLKVEAKDDGMPPLSSSTLLDIFTVAKSYRVGLQFDQALQEVQANLDQIKLTLTAATKSTVYVATIRSLEDSSASKSDRANGKIMMEAYFVYSNGTALMYETVLMLIQSNPDALSQLLSFGLSIIGPGDVAELDKEKELFIIIASLSVAVLLIILIMITTLMSIRKSYVRKLKALKALKVASNFSASAVQQGPAIPGTNKYNTEGANPVLGFSLDPSAHLDFEDTTSYDAVSLNSLDENTVDAPLNSSATPIKLGRADPRLRENGWEEPLKAALESRIHDLDDKTQQPGLPSQECFSFDNPALDTTDL; encoded by the exons ATGGTTTGGCTCAGATGGACACTTCTCTTCATGTTCCATACTTTAG CATCAGGAAACACAGCACCACAATTCGTAATGAATGCCACCTTCTCTCTGCCAGAAGACACACCTTTAG GAGCTTGGCTTTTTCAGTTGATAGCTGTGGATGCTGACGGGGATGAATTGACGTACGGTATGACAGGTACAGAAGCCTACTACTTCTCCGTCAGCAGTGATTCAGGCAATGTGACACTGAAGCAAATGGTGGATTATGAG AAAACAAAGTTGATAAGGGTTGAGGCTACTGTAGATGACCACCACAATACTCAG GTCTTAAAAAGACTCACTATCATGGTAAAAGACCGGAATGACAACTTGCCAATATTTATAAATGAACCCTACATGACAGATGTCCTTGAG AATACACCAGTTGGCTCCTCAATCTATAGAGTTTTGGCTAAAGATGAAGATACAGGAAGTGCTGGACAGGTGTCATATGCCATTGAAGAA GTCCTTCCAAACAATGAGGCCAATTACCAGCTCTTCTACATCATGTTCAATGGCACTGTGGTGTTGAATGGCACACTGAGTTACAATAACAAGAGCACTTTCTACAGAATCAAGATCAGAGCCAGG GATGGCGGGGGACTGTGGGATGGTGTGACTGTCCATCACAGTAACACAGCCTACCTGTCTGTTACTGTTGTTGATGTGGCTGACCTGGATCCTCAGTTCCTGGGAGAGCCATACGTAGGCTCCATACCAGAGAATTCCCCCCTG GGAACCCCAGTGTTGACTGTGATGGCAATTGACAGAGACAAGGAAGTGAACGATATCATCTATTATAACATTGCTG GCaccactagcatgtttacaatcAACCGTACCACTGGGGTTATCGCTGTGAGTGGCAATCTAGACCGAGAAGGCGTTCCAGGTGAAGAGGTGCAGCTCCAAGTTGTG GCTCGAGAAAAAGATTTGAACATTTACCAGCAGGTGGCACAGGTGAACACCACAGTGATTATCCAGGTCACTGATCTCAACGACAACACCCCTCAGTTCTATTCGTGTGACTATCCTGACTGCAACTTCACAGACTCCCCAGCGAGTAACTTTTCTGGTCAGATAGAGGAGCACGCTTCCCCAAGGACACCTGTGACCAGCCTGAACATTGTGGCCTATGACCCTGACAAG GGTTCCAATGGCACTTTTCAGTTGTCCTTGCTTGGTCCAGATGCATTTGCCTTCTCAGTGACCCCCGATAAGATTGTGAATGTAGGCACGGTACAGGTGCTAGTGAGCAATTCAAGTTTTTTGGACTATGAAACGATACCTACTCATTCTGTGACCATGGAG ATTGTCGCAAATGACACCAGGAGGACAAACGATTGCTGCTCCTTTGCTACAGTGACCATCCGTCTTCTTGACATCAACGACCACAGACCCGAGTTCAATCAGAGCGAGTACAAGCTTCACGTGCTAGAGTACAGCCCGCCTGGTACCATTGTCTCTTCTGGCATCAAA GCCACTGACCCAGACAGTGGAATTTATGGAGAGATCACCTACCATCTGCTGCCTGACAGCAT ACGGACCACTTTTATAGTGAACGCAACAACTGGTACAGTGCTGGTGGCAAACGGCAGTAAGCTGGATTGGGGAACTAGATCTATTTATTATGCCACGTTACAGGCAGTAGATGGGGATGGCTTGTCTGGTTCCACTCAGCTGGTGATCTCAGTGGTTGACATCAACAACAACCCTCCCATTGTGATAGGCTCTTATAATGTCTTCATCGCTGAAGGCCAGGACACAGTCAATGTCCAGATCCAG GCCACTGACAATGATGATCCAATGACCAACAATAGCCTCTTGCGCTTTGAGATTGTGCCTGGTATCTTCAGCAGCAATTTCACAATCGACCCGAACACAGGGGTGTTGAGCAGCAGAGGGCCCCTGGACCGCGAGGCAATCCCTGAGGAGCTTGCAGGCAACGTGGTGGTGACAGTGCTTGTGCATGACTTGGGTATCCCACAGCTGAACACCACAGTCAACGTCACCATCATTGTGGAG GACAAAAATGACAATGCACCCAGATTCAACAGCTCACTTTATGTCTTCTCTGTTCAAGAGGGCTTGCAAG GAATCTCTGTGGGCACGGTGGTAGCCACGGATGCTGACCAGACAGAAATCAACTACCGCATTTCATTCCGTATCGTAAGCAATGCAGGCTCAAACAATTTCCGGATACTCTCTAGtaggctgaaggctggctggtaCCAGGGGAACTTGCAGCTGGAGCCAGACATTGCTCTTGACTATGACCGGCTGTTGCAGAAGCTCTTCAATCTGACTGTGGAGGCTGAGAATTCAAACTTTGGGGGGTCCGTGGACATTGCCACAGCCCTGGTGCAGGTGCACGTGCTAGGTGTCAACGATGAGTCCCCCACCATTGTGCCATCCCCACCAAATGATGTCAGAGTGTTGGAGAACGTCACCCTGCATGAGTGGGTTGCCACGCTGCAGGCCACAGACATGGATACTAACCATTTCCTGGTGTTCCAGGAGTTAGCCGTCACGTGTTTTAACCGTTCGGCCAGTGCGGGCAATGTGTGTCATAACTGGTTCCTCTTAGAACCCAATGGTTCTCTTGTTGTGAACTCTACTGAGATAGACTACGAGGTTTGTGACCTAGTAGAACTGAAACTGCGTGTCAAGGATGAGTTAACTGAGGTGGGAGACCCCTACAGTGGAAATG agaCCTTAAGGATCATCATCGGTGATGTGAATGACCACCCTCCGGAGTTCCTCCCTATTGCCAAAACGTTTG TGGTCATTCCAGAGATCTCTGTAGTGGACCTGCAAGTGGCTGTGGTTAAG GCTAAAGATGCTGATTCAGGGGTGAACAGAATAATCTCATTTACCATCTCCAGTGTAGTTTTCATCACGGATGATGGGTCCAGCCAAGTCCTTGAAAATATTTTCAAGGTGACAACAACGGCAGAGGAGGACGTCTACATCGGGAGCATTCA AGTTGCAAGCAACCTTGACAGTTCATTGAAAGGTCAATACCAGCTGAAAGTAGAAGCCAAAGATGATGGGATGCCTCCACTGAGCTCTTCAACATTACTGGAT atCTTCACTGTAGCCAAGAGCTACCGAGTTGGGCTGCAGTTTGACCAGGCCTTGCAGGAAGTTCAAGCCAACTTAGACCAAATCAAACT GACTCTGACCGCAGCCACCAAGTCAACGGTTTACGTGGCGACAATCAGATCTTTAGAGGACTCATCAGCCTCCAAATCTGACAG GGCTAACGGGAAGATAATGATGGAGGCCTACTTTGTCTACAGCAATGGCACAGCTCTGATGTATGAAACTGTCCTCAT GCTCATCCAGAGCAACCCTGATGCCCTGTCGCAGCTGCTCAGCTTTGGCCTGTCAATCATT GGCCCTGGGGATGTGGCAGAGCTCGACAAGGAGAAGGAGCTGTTCATTATCATTGCAAGCCTGTCTGTGGCCGTGTTGCTTATCATCCTCATCATGATCACAACTTTGATGAGCATCAGGAAAAG ttACGTGAGGAAGCTGAAGGCCCTGAAAGCCCTTAAGGTGGCGTCAAATTTCTCAGCAAGTGCAGTGCAGCAGGGACCTGCTATTCCTGGGACCAACAAATACAACACAGAAGG GGCTAACCCTGTGCTTGGTTTCTCCTTGGACCCCTCTGCACACCTTGACTTTGAGGACACCACCAGTTATGATGCAGTCAG cCTGAACTCGCTAGATGAGAACACAGTTGATGCTCCATTGAACAGTTCAGCCACTCCTATAAAG CTGGGCAGAGCAGATCCTCgactgagagaaaatggctgggagGAGCCTTTGAAAGCTGCACTGGAAAGCCGCATCCATGATTTAGATGACAAGACACAGCAACCGGGACTCCCCAGTCAGGAGTGTTTCAGTTTTGACAACCCTGCCTTGGACACTACAGATCTATGA